GGCAACTCCACGGGCCCGCACCTCCACTTCGAGGCCCGCACGAGCGCCGAGTACGGCTCCGACATCGACCCGGTGTCCTACCTCCGGGCCCGCGGCGTCAACGTCTGACCCGCCACCCGCTCACGGAGGCCCCCGCTCGCCGACGAGCCGGGGCCTCCGCACCATTGTGGCCCCCAGGGGTGTCCCGCCGAACAGGTCGGCGGGACACCCTCCCGCGCGCCCGCGCACGTCCAAAAAAGCACCATGAATTCCGGCCCGGCATCGGAAAATCGGTGTGCTTGCCATAGAGTCACCGCAACAGCGTCGAACTCCTGGGTGTCGCGCGGATTAAACGGTGGGCGGAGCGGTTCGGAGGTTCGGTATGCGCATTCCCGCGCATTCGGTGTGCACGGCGATCCGGGCGGACATCGTCTCCGGGGCGCTGCCGCGCGGCAGCCGCCTGACGGAGGAGCAGCTCGCCCGCCGCTACGGCGTCTCCCGCGTACCGGTCCGCGAGGCATTGCGCACGCTGGAGTCCGAGGGCTTCGTCACCTCCCGCCGTCACGTCGGCGCCTGCGTCGCCGAGCCCTCCGAGCAGGAGGCCGCCGACCTCCTGGAGATGCGCGCGCTGCTGGAGCCGCTGGGCGCCGCCCGTGCCGCCCAGCGGCGCACCGACGCCCACCTGAAGGTGCTGCGCGGCCTCGTCCGGCTCGGCCAGGAGGGGGCCCGCCGCGGCCCCGGTGAGGACCTGCGGGCGCTCGGGGGCTGGTTCCACGAGACGCTCGCCCAGGCGTCGGCGAGCCCCGGCCTCACCTCGCTGCTCACCCAGCTGCGCCACAAGATCGCCTGGATGTACGTGGTGGACGAGCCCGCCCACCCGACGGACGCCTGGGCCGAACACGGCGCCATCGTCGACGCCGTCGCCCGCGGCGACGCCGAGCGCGCCCGGGCGCTCACCGCGCAGCACGCCGAACGCTGGCGCGGCTCCCACCGGCTGCGCCGCGCGAACGGTGTGAGGGGTTCGCAACCTCCCGTAAACACGGCCGGCGCACGGCATTAACAGCGGCCTCGTATACAAAAAGGGCGAGCGCGGCCCGAATCTTTTCGCCTCCGCCGGGCGCCCGGAATGGGGGCGGCTGCGGAACGCGGTGCGGGAAATGGTGGCGGGGATGCGCGACGACGCGACGCCGGCATGTCGTAATGCGTCGACGGCCGGGAATTCATCCGGGGAAAGCGCCCGTCCGCCCTGGTAATCCCTCTCGCGCCGGGAATTCCCCTCCGGCTGCCCGCGCGCCCGCCCCGGCAACGAGAAGAGCCGCACCCCCCGACCAGGGGGTGCGGCTCCGTGTTCCGTGGTGCTGCCGGGGGACCGTCAGACGGTCTCGGGCAGCTCCTCCATGCCTTCGGCGACCAGCTTCGCCAGGCGGTCCAGCGCCGCCTCCGCGTCCGCGCCCTCGGCGTCGGAGGCGAGCACGACCTCCTCGCCGCCCTGCG
This portion of the Streptomyces changanensis genome encodes:
- a CDS encoding GntR family transcriptional regulator, producing the protein MRIPAHSVCTAIRADIVSGALPRGSRLTEEQLARRYGVSRVPVREALRTLESEGFVTSRRHVGACVAEPSEQEAADLLEMRALLEPLGAARAAQRRTDAHLKVLRGLVRLGQEGARRGPGEDLRALGGWFHETLAQASASPGLTSLLTQLRHKIAWMYVVDEPAHPTDAWAEHGAIVDAVARGDAERARALTAQHAERWRGSHRLRRANGVRGSQPPVNTAGARH